The genomic region GTCGTCCTGCGTCTCGGCCCACTCGTGGTCCCGGGCCCAGACGACCTGCGCCCAGATCTCCGGGGCGTCCGGGTGGACGCGTTCGGCGAGCTCGGGGCTCTCGTTGGCCAGGCGGGCGATGTCGAACGCGAGCGAGCCGTAGTGCGTGGCCAGGTGCCTGGCGGTGTCGGCCGCCATGCGCGGGCCGGGCGCCGGGCGGTCGGTCAGCAGCCGGTGGGCGACCGCGCGCGGGTTGGCGATGCCGGGCAGCGGCAGCTTCTTCGGCAGGGAGCTGATGGGCTCGAAGTCGTCGCCCAGCGGGTGGCCCGGCAGCGACTCCAGCTTCTTCATGATGGTCCGGCCGATGTGGCGGAACGTGGTCCACTTGCCGCCCGCGACGGACAGCATGCCGCCCTTGCCCTCGGTCACCACCGTCTCGCGCTTGGCCTTCGCGGTGTCGCCGGGGCCGCCCGGCAGCACCCGCAGGCCGGCGAAGGAGTACGTGATGAGGTCCCGGCTGAGCTGCTGGTCGCGGACCGAGAAGGCGGCCTCGTCGAGGATCTGGGTTATGTCCTGCTCGGTGACCGAGACGTCCGCCGGGTCGCCCTCGAAGACCTCGTCGGTGGTGCCGAGCAGCAGCATGTCCTCCCAGGGGAGGGCGAAGGTGATGCGGTACTTGTCGATCGGGGTGGCGAGCGCGGCCTTCCAGGGGGAGGTGCGCTTCAAAACCAGGTGCGCGCCCTTCGACAGGCGGATGGACGGGGCCGCGTTCGGGTTCTCCATCTTGCGCAGGTGGTCGACCCACGGGCCGGTCGCGTTCAGCACCAGCCGGGCGTTGACGCCGAACTCGTCGCCGGACAGCCGGTCCTTGAGCTCGGCGCCGGTGACCCGGCCCTGGGTGAAGCGCAGGCCCGTCACCTCGGCGTGGTTGAGGACGACCGCGCCCGCCTCGACAGCGCCGCGGACCGTCATCAGCGCCATGCGCGCGTCGTTCATCTGGTCGTCGCCGTACACGGCCACGGCCTTGAGGTTCTCGGTGCGCAGCTCGGGCACGTCCTGTGCGGCCTTGGCCGGCGAGAGCAGGTGCCCGACGCCGTCACCGAAGGCCGACAGCGCGGAGTAGGCGAAGACGCCCGCCCCGAGCTTCGCCGCGCCGTGCGGCCCGCCCTTGTACACGGGGAGGTAGAACGTGAGCGGGTTCGCCAGGTGGGGAGCCACCTGCCGGGAGACCGCACGGCGCTCGAAGTGGTTCTCCGCCACCAGCTTCACCGCGCCGGTCTGCAGGTAGCGCAGACCGCCGTGGAGCAGCTTGGAGGAGGCGGAGGAGGTGGCACCGGCGAAGTCGCCGGCGTCGACCAGAGCCACCCTGAGGCCGGACTGCGCGGCGTGCCAGGCGGTGGAGATGCCCAGGATGCCGCCGCCGATCACGAGAAGGTCGTACGACGCCTTGGCGAGCTGCTCCCTGGTCTCGGCTCGGCTCGGGTTCGAGCCGGAGGACGGGTGCGTCCCCAGGGCAGGCACGGACTTCAGGGTGGACTGAGTGGTCATGCTGTTTCTTACTCCTCGTCCTCGAGCCAGCCCATGGTCCGCTCGACGGCCTTGAGCCAGTTCTTGTACTCACGGGCGCGGGTCTCCGCGTCCATGCGGGGGGTCCACTCGGCGGCCCGGCGCCAGTTGGCGCGCAGGTCGTCGGTGCTGT from Streptomyces chartreusis NRRL 3882 harbors:
- a CDS encoding glycerol-3-phosphate dehydrogenase/oxidase; amino-acid sequence: MTTQSTLKSVPALGTHPSSGSNPSRAETREQLAKASYDLLVIGGGILGISTAWHAAQSGLRVALVDAGDFAGATSSASSKLLHGGLRYLQTGAVKLVAENHFERRAVSRQVAPHLANPLTFYLPVYKGGPHGAAKLGAGVFAYSALSAFGDGVGHLLSPAKAAQDVPELRTENLKAVAVYGDDQMNDARMALMTVRGAVEAGAVVLNHAEVTGLRFTQGRVTGAELKDRLSGDEFGVNARLVLNATGPWVDHLRKMENPNAAPSIRLSKGAHLVLKRTSPWKAALATPIDKYRITFALPWEDMLLLGTTDEVFEGDPADVSVTEQDITQILDEAAFSVRDQQLSRDLITYSFAGLRVLPGGPGDTAKAKRETVVTEGKGGMLSVAGGKWTTFRHIGRTIMKKLESLPGHPLGDDFEPISSLPKKLPLPGIANPRAVAHRLLTDRPAPGPRMAADTARHLATHYGSLAFDIARLANESPELAERVHPDAPEIWAQVVWARDHEWAETQDDVLRRRTTLTIRGLATDDVRAKVQDLLDKK